From Phalacrocorax carbo chromosome 8, bPhaCar2.1, whole genome shotgun sequence, a single genomic window includes:
- the PDGFRB gene encoding platelet-derived growth factor receptor beta gives MLRPSLKTCLWLLILTGLLEIASGGSGLHIEPNGDTELVLSLHSTFSLLCYGDSVLVWEREGQPLTASLEHRDGVFVSNLTLRNVTGRDTGEYTCTYSPDQAPEPAERKALYIYVPDPSLVFLPTVTSEELFIFITGYTEAIIPCRVTNPQMHVTLYEKKVENPIPAAYDPQQGFKGFFEDKTYFCRAIVDDQEVDSDTFYVYRIQVSSVNVSISAVQTIVRQGENITLMCTVSGNELVNFNWDYPRKQAGKAVEPVTDFLPGSTHEIRSILIIQNAELEDSGTYVCNVSEGYHEKTDRKDITVHVIERGFVHFHTDLLSTVYAEVHKSHTIQVEVEAYPQPNIVWLKNNKTLTMESSSEFTITSRNLSETRYQTALVLVRVKQEEGGFYTIRASNEDDEQELSFHLQINVPAKVVDLREKSSASSGEQTVTCSAEGMPQPEISWSACSDIKWCSTKGQPTRLLGNESTEIGLQSNATYHAELQVYRVNSTLQLLRVDEPLLLRCTVQNFLGTNSQDITLVPHALPFKVVIISVILALLVLTVISLIILIVLWQKKPRYEIRWKVIESVSSDGHEYIYVDPMQLPYDSSWEVPRDKLVLGRTLGSGAFGRVVEATAHGLSHSQSTMKVAVKMLKSTARSSEKQALMSELKIMSHLGPHLNIVNLLGACTKGGPIYIITEYCRYGDLVDYLHRNKHTFLQSYGEKARREAEVYGNTAKEDHVQSHLSLSVESDGGYMDMSKDDSLDYVPMSDMKGEVKYADIESSNYGTPYELDSYSPSAPERTDRVTLINESPLLSYMDLVGFSFQVANGMEFLASKNCVHRDLAARNVLICEGKLVKICDFGLARDIMRDSNYISKGSTFLPLKWMAPESIFNNLYTTLSDVWSFGILLWEIFTLGGTPYPELPMNEQFYNAIKRGYRMSKPTHASDEIYDIMQKCWEEKFEIRPSFSQLVVLMGNLLVDCYRKRYQQVDEEFMKSDHPAVVRTRPTIPGLNNARLTPSSPAGSILYTAVHQNGGENDYIIPLPDPKPESICDLPQEASISRASSTLNEANTSSTISCDSPLGLRQDEEQESDPQPGFQEPTTGHQEVEESFL, from the exons gtctgCTGGAGATAGCATCCGGGGGCAGCGGGCTGCACATCGAACCCAATGGAGATACTGAGCTTGTCCTCAGCCTCCACAGCACCTTCTCCCTCTTGTGCTATGGGGACAGCGTGCTGGTCTGGGAACGGGAGGGTCAGCCCCTCACCGCCTCGCTGGAGCACAGGGATGGTGTCTTCGTCAGCAATCTCACACTCAGGAATGTGACAGGCCGTGACACCGGGGAGTACACATGCACCTACAGCCCTGACCAGGCTCCAGAGCCAGCGGAGCGGAAAGCCCTGTACATCTATGTTCCAG ATCCCTCCCTAGTCTTCCTCCCCACAGTCACTTCTGAAGAGCTCTTCATCTTCATCACGGGCTACACAGAGGCCATCATCCCATGCCGTGTGACCAACCCGCAGATGCATGTGACCCTCTATGAGAAAAAGGTGGAGAACCCCATCCCAGCTGCTTATGATCCACAACAGGGATTCAAAGGCTTCTTTGAGGATAAGACCTATTTCTGCCGGGCAATTGTGGATGACCAGGAGGTGGATTCAGATACCTTCTACGTCTACAGGATCCAGG TCTCATCTGTGAATGTCTCCATCAGCGCAGTGCAGACCATAGTGCGTCAGGGAGAAAACATTACCCTGATGTGCACCGTGAGCGGCAATGAGCTAGTCAACTTCAACTGGGATTATCCCCGCAAACAA gcagggaaggctgtggagCCAGTGACCGACTTCCTGCCCGGATCCACACATGAGATCCGCTCCATCCTCATCATCCAGAATGCGGAGCTGGAGGACAGCGGGACCTACGTCTGCAATGTCTCTGAGGGTTACCATGAGAAAACGGACCGGAAAGACATCACAGTCCATGTGATTG AGCGTGGCTTTGTGCACTTCCACACCGACCTGCTCAGCACGGTGTATGCTGAGGTCCACAAGAGCCACACCATCCAGGTGGAGGTGGAGGCCTACCCACAACCCAACATTGTGTGGCTGAAGAACAACAAGACATTGACCATGGAGAGCAGCAGCGAGTTCACCATCACCAGCAGGAACCTGTCAGAAACTAG GTACCAGACAGCTCTGGTGCTGGTGCGGGTGAAGCAGGAAGAAGGAGGATTTTACACCATCCGGGCTTCCAATGAGGATGATGAGCAGGAGCTGTCCTTCCATCTGCAGATAAATG TGccagccaaagtggtggatcTCAGGGAGAAGAGCAGTGCCAGCAGTGGGGAGCAGACTGTAACATGCTCTGCTGAGGGCATGCCTCAGCCAGAGATCAGCTGGTCTGCTTGCAGCGACATCAAATG GTGCAGCACCAAGGGGCAGCCCACCCGGCTGCTGGGGAATGAGTCCACGGAGATCGGTCTGCAGAGCAACGCCACGTACCACGCGGAGCTGCAGGTGTACCGTGTGaacagcaccctgcagctgctcagggTGGACGAGCCCCTGCTCCTGAGATGCACCGTGCAAAATTTCCTGGGCACCAACTCCCAGGATATCACTCTGGTCCCACATG CCTTGCCGTTCAAAGTGGTCATCATCTCTGTCATCCTGGCCTTGCTGGTCCTCACCGTCATCTCCCTGATCATCCTGATTGTCCTGTGGCAGAAG AAACCTCGTTATGAAATCCGCTGGAAGGTGATCGAGTCAGTCAGCTCCGATGGGCATGAGTACATCTACGTGGACCCCATGCAGCTCCCTTATGACTCCAGCTGGGAGGTGCCCAGGGACAAGCTGGTATTAG GACGCACTCTCGGCTCTGGTGCCTTTGGACGTGTGGTGGAGGCAACAGCCCACGGCCTGAGCCATTCACAGTCAACCATGAAAGTGGCAGTCAAAATGCTCAAGT CCACTGCCCGGAGCAGCGAGAAGCAAGCCCTCATGTCTGAGCTGAAGATCATGAGCCACTTAGGACCTCACCTCAACATTGTCAACTTGCTGGGGGCCTGCACCAAAGGAG GGCCCATCTATATCATCACTGAGTACTGCCGCTATGGGGACCTGGTGGACTACCTGCACCGCAACAAGCACACATTCCTGCAGTCCTATGGAGAAAAGGCACGGCGAGAGGCAGAGGTGTACGGGAACACCGCCAAGGAGGACCATGTGCAGAG TCACCTCTCCTTGTCTGTGGAGAGCGACGGGGGCTACATGGACATGAGCAAGGATGACTCCCTGGATTACGTGCCCATGTCTGACATGAAGGGTGAAGTCAAGTATGCTGACATCGAGTCCTCTAACTATGGCACCCCGTACGAGCTGGACAGCTACTCCCCATCAG CTCCTGAAAGAACAGACCGGGTGACGCTGATAAACGAGTCTCCACTCCTGAGCTACATGGACTTGGTGGGCTTCAGCTTCCAGGTGGCTAATGGGATGGAGTTCCTGGCTTCCAAAAAT TGTGTGCATCGTGACCTGGCTGCCAGGAACGTCCTCATCTGCGAGGGGAAGCTGGTGAAGATCTGTGACTTTGGCCTGGCAAGGGACATCATGAGGGATTCCAACTATATCTCCAAAGGCAGT acCTTCTTGCCCCTTAAGTGGATGGCTCCAGAGAGCATCTTCAACAACCTCTACACCACCCTGAGTGATGTGTGGTCCTTTGGGATTCTCCTCTGGGAGATATTCACTCTAG GGGGAACTCCATACCCCGAACTGCCCATGAACGAACAGTTCTACAACGCCATCAAACGTGGCTATCGGATGTCCAAACCCACCCATGCCTCTGATGAAAT CTACGATATAATGCAGAAGTGCTGGGAGGAGAAGTTTGAGATCAGACCATCCTTCTCACAGCTGGTTGTGCTTATGGGAAACCTCTTGGTGGATTGCTACAGAAAG AGGTACCAGCAGGTGGATGAAGAGTTCATGAAGAGTGACCATCCCGCTGTTGTCCGCACAAGACCCACAATCCCTGGGCTGAACAATGCCAGGCTCACTCCCAGCTCCCCCGCCGGCAGTATCCTCTACACAGCCGTGCACCAGAACGGGGGCGAGAATGATTATATCATCCCTCTTCCTGACCCCAAACCTGAGTCAATCTGTGATCTCCCTCAGGAGGCCTCCATCAGCCGGGCCAG CTCTACGCTGAACGAGGCCAACACATCATCAACAATATCCTGTGACAGCCCTCTGGGCCTCCGGCAGGATGAGGAGCAGGAATCCGACCCCCAGCCAGGCTTCCAGGAGCCGACCACAGGGCACCAAGAGGTGGAGGAGAGTTTCCTGTAG